From Haloglomus litoreum, the proteins below share one genomic window:
- a CDS encoding twin-arginine translocase subunit TatC, with protein MDDEGSDRPPSDDADDESEEPSEAVDEPASDGSDSDGSEEDGTDEPVDESEEPSEAVDDPEEDGDDPTDASDEPVEGGDDDRPLDAEDDPGAAADERVSDGPYGADAEEPSETDADAQGDTDADPETDTEPVSQSDLEPAGDPDKQWGPEDTEDWEDPFPDVEMETPEYDPDEDDESYPANPNVPEQSVEGDRQGEMPAAPPAEADGAAGEAPGASQTESDGGYADPTSTTTVEGYQDGPASDEEMPLADHIEEMVRRLGVVIVVLAVVSAVVFPFAERIINFLWFTYLPGQLAQCPANPDIAQGGAACARVYNPLALIFARLKMATLAGLVISLPVFVYETYLFMRPGLYPKERRYYLASVPTSLILAAAGVAFAHFLVLPAIFTYFVFYSEDATVIAFGLTETFDLMVLMLGGFAIIFQIPLFISLALMMGIVTRGWMASKRLYFWGAFAGLAFLFSPDPTGMAPIIVAATMIVLFEGTLLLAKWTGRK; from the coding sequence ATGGACGACGAGGGGTCGGACCGGCCACCGTCGGACGACGCCGACGACGAGTCCGAAGAGCCGTCCGAGGCTGTCGACGAGCCAGCGAGCGACGGCTCCGACAGCGACGGGTCCGAGGAGGACGGCACCGACGAACCCGTCGACGAGTCCGAAGAGCCGTCCGAGGCTGTCGACGACCCCGAAGAGGACGGCGACGACCCCACGGATGCGAGCGACGAGCCCGTCGAGGGGGGCGACGACGACCGTCCGCTCGACGCCGAGGACGACCCGGGGGCCGCGGCCGACGAGCGCGTCAGCGACGGTCCGTACGGGGCCGACGCCGAGGAGCCCTCGGAGACGGATGCCGACGCGCAGGGCGACACCGACGCCGACCCCGAGACGGACACGGAGCCGGTCTCGCAGTCGGACCTCGAACCCGCGGGCGACCCCGACAAGCAGTGGGGGCCCGAGGACACCGAGGACTGGGAGGACCCGTTCCCGGACGTCGAGATGGAGACGCCGGAGTACGACCCCGACGAGGACGACGAGTCGTACCCCGCGAACCCGAACGTACCCGAGCAGTCGGTCGAGGGCGACCGCCAGGGCGAGATGCCCGCCGCCCCGCCGGCCGAGGCCGACGGCGCCGCAGGGGAGGCCCCTGGTGCCAGTCAGACGGAGTCCGACGGCGGGTACGCGGACCCGACCTCCACGACGACCGTGGAGGGCTACCAGGACGGGCCGGCCAGCGACGAGGAGATGCCGCTGGCCGACCACATCGAGGAGATGGTCCGGCGGCTGGGCGTGGTCATCGTCGTGCTGGCGGTGGTCTCGGCGGTCGTCTTCCCGTTCGCCGAGCGGATCATCAACTTCCTCTGGTTCACCTACCTGCCCGGCCAGCTCGCCCAGTGCCCAGCCAACCCCGACATCGCCCAGGGCGGTGCGGCCTGTGCCCGCGTCTACAACCCGCTGGCGCTCATCTTCGCGCGGCTGAAGATGGCCACGCTCGCGGGGCTCGTCATCTCGCTCCCGGTGTTCGTCTACGAGACCTACCTGTTCATGCGGCCCGGGCTCTACCCCAAAGAGCGCCGCTACTACCTCGCCAGCGTCCCGACCAGCCTCATCCTCGCGGCGGCCGGCGTCGCCTTCGCGCACTTCCTGGTCCTGCCGGCCATCTTCACCTACTTCGTCTTCTACTCGGAGGACGCCACCGTCATCGCGTTCGGCCTGACCGAGACGTTCGACCTGATGGTGCTGATGCTGGGCGGCTTCGCCATCATCTTCCAGATTCCCCTGTTCATCAGCCTCGCGCTGATGATGGGTATCGTCACGCGGGGATGGATGGCGAGCAAGCGCCTCTACTTCTGGGGCGCGTTCGCCGGCCTGGCCTTCCTGTTCAGCCCGGACCCGACCGGGATGGCGCCCATCATCGTCGCGGCGACGATGATCGTCCTCTTCGAGGGGACGCTCCTGCTGGCGAAGTGGACCGGGCGGAAGTGA
- the hisG gene encoding ATP phosphoribosyltransferase, with protein sequence MRIAVPNKGRLHEPTLDLLERAGLHVEDGSDRKLYADTVDPDVQVLFARAADIPAYVADGAAAVGITGRDQVSEHEHGAGLAELLDLEFGKCRLVLAAPEDGDVTEAADLEGGTVATEFPTVTRNFFAGTDVSPDIVEVSGATELTPHVEMADAIVDITSTGTTLRMNRLAVVEEVLQSSVRLYANPSRADDEKVRQLTTALESVLAAEDKRYLMMNVPKDRLAAVEEVIPGMGGPTVMDVDSRASSTPGDEGDDGQGAVAVHVVVDEREVFETITRLKQAGARDILVTEIERLVE encoded by the coding sequence ATGCGCATCGCGGTACCCAACAAGGGACGCCTCCACGAGCCGACGCTGGACCTCCTCGAGCGAGCGGGCCTCCACGTCGAGGACGGGAGCGACCGGAAGCTGTACGCCGACACCGTCGATCCGGACGTGCAGGTGCTGTTCGCCCGGGCTGCCGACATCCCCGCCTACGTCGCGGACGGCGCCGCCGCGGTCGGCATCACCGGCCGCGACCAGGTGTCCGAGCACGAACACGGCGCGGGACTCGCGGAGCTATTGGACCTGGAGTTCGGCAAGTGCCGGCTCGTCCTCGCGGCCCCCGAGGACGGCGACGTGACCGAGGCCGCGGACCTCGAGGGCGGCACCGTCGCCACGGAGTTCCCGACCGTGACCCGGAACTTCTTCGCGGGGACCGACGTGAGCCCGGACATCGTCGAGGTGTCGGGCGCGACGGAACTCACGCCGCACGTGGAGATGGCCGACGCCATCGTCGACATCACCTCCACCGGGACCACGCTCCGGATGAACCGACTCGCGGTCGTCGAGGAGGTGCTGCAGTCCTCCGTGCGACTGTACGCGAACCCGTCGCGCGCCGACGACGAGAAGGTCCGCCAGCTCACGACCGCGCTCGAGAGCGTCCTGGCGGCCGAGGACAAGCGCTACCTGATGATGAACGTCCCGAAGGACCGGCTCGCGGCCGTGGAGGAGGTCATCCCCGGCATGGGCGGCCCGACGGTGATGGACGTCGACAGCCGGGCATCCTCGACGCCCGGGGACGAGGGCGACGACGGACAGGGGGCCGTCGCGGTCCACGTCGTCGTCGACGAGCGGGAGGTGTTCGAGACGATCACCCGACTGAAACAGGCCGGTGCACGGGACATCCTCGTCACCGAAATCGAGCGCCTGGTCGAGTAG
- a CDS encoding TIGR00341 family protein: MRLVHASLPPGTYGKAVALLEEEGIDYTVTEETSDRYTHVVSFPLPTNAVEPVLASLQDIGVDGDAMTVVTEAQAVTSGQFESLEERFAEEEPSEDRIAQVELRETAESLASTPATYVSLTVVSAVVATAGLLLDSPATVVGSMVIAPLIGPAMAAAVGTVIDDGELFRRGVKFQAIGVLLSVLAATGFAFLVEATNLVQVTDPRAIEQVRERLSPDFLSLAVALGAGTAGAISLTTGVSTALVGVMIAVALIPPAATIGIGIAYGLEAVALSAGVLTLVNLLSIELAALIVLYYAGYAPEGFLQAKGARMATIKRVGALLVAIALLSVFLGGVTYDSYQQARTEDAIQTAIDDALVEEYPGVERLDVGIDTSQRYLIFDRPTGVSVTVGVPPGTDTAGLVTTLDATIDAAVGHDVRLEVRFVTVEHAERLSRPAPPASGPHASGGPPGVDAQTGV, from the coding sequence GTGCGACTCGTCCACGCCTCGCTCCCGCCGGGGACGTACGGCAAGGCCGTCGCGCTCCTCGAGGAGGAGGGCATCGACTACACGGTCACTGAGGAGACCAGCGACCGCTACACGCACGTAGTGAGTTTCCCGCTCCCGACCAACGCCGTCGAACCGGTGCTCGCATCGCTACAGGATATCGGGGTCGACGGGGACGCGATGACGGTCGTGACGGAGGCCCAGGCCGTCACCTCCGGGCAGTTCGAGTCGCTGGAGGAGCGGTTCGCCGAGGAGGAACCCAGCGAGGACCGCATCGCCCAGGTCGAGCTCCGCGAGACCGCCGAGAGCCTCGCCTCCACCCCCGCGACCTACGTCTCCCTGACGGTCGTGAGTGCGGTGGTCGCGACGGCCGGACTGCTGCTGGACTCGCCGGCGACGGTCGTCGGGTCGATGGTCATCGCGCCGCTCATCGGCCCGGCGATGGCCGCTGCCGTTGGGACCGTCATCGACGACGGTGAACTGTTCCGCCGCGGCGTGAAGTTCCAGGCCATCGGCGTCCTGCTCTCGGTTCTGGCGGCGACGGGCTTTGCGTTCCTCGTGGAGGCGACCAACCTCGTCCAGGTGACCGACCCGCGAGCCATCGAGCAGGTTCGGGAGCGGCTCTCGCCGGACTTCCTCTCGCTCGCGGTCGCGCTCGGGGCCGGGACCGCGGGCGCGATCTCGCTCACCACCGGCGTCTCGACCGCGCTCGTCGGCGTCATGATCGCCGTCGCGCTCATCCCGCCCGCCGCAACCATCGGTATCGGCATCGCCTACGGGCTGGAGGCGGTCGCGCTCTCGGCGGGCGTCCTCACGCTGGTCAACCTGCTCTCCATCGAACTGGCGGCGCTCATCGTCCTCTACTACGCCGGCTACGCCCCCGAGGGGTTCCTCCAGGCGAAGGGGGCCCGGATGGCGACCATCAAACGCGTCGGCGCGCTCCTCGTCGCCATCGCCCTCCTCTCGGTCTTCCTCGGTGGCGTCACCTACGACTCCTACCAGCAGGCTCGCACCGAAGACGCGATCCAGACCGCTATCGACGACGCGCTGGTCGAGGAGTACCCCGGGGTCGAGCGCCTCGACGTCGGCATCGACACCAGCCAGCGGTACCTCATCTTCGACCGCCCGACGGGGGTGAGCGTCACGGTCGGGGTGCCGCCGGGGACCGATACGGCCGGACTGGTGACGACGCTCGACGCGACCATCGACGCCGCCGTCGGCCACGACGTCCGGCTGGAGGTCCGCTTCGTCACCGTCGAGCACGCCGAGCGGCTGTCCCGCCCCGCCCCGCCCGCGAGCGGGCCCCACGCGAGCGGCGGTCCCCCCGGCGTCGACGCTCAAACGGGCGTTTGA